A region from the Solibacillus sp. FSL H8-0523 genome encodes:
- the rplQ gene encoding 50S ribosomal protein L17 translates to MGYRKLGRTSSQRKALLRDLATDLIINERIETTEARAKETRKAVEKMITLGKRGDLHARRQAAAFIRRELVTVGEGEEEKTVFALQKLFDDIAPRYAERQGGYTRILKVGPRRGDGAPVVVIELV, encoded by the coding sequence ATGGGTTACAGAAAACTTGGTCGTACAAGTTCTCAACGTAAAGCATTACTACGTGACTTAGCTACTGATTTAATCATCAACGAGCGCATCGAAACTACTGAAGCGCGTGCTAAAGAAACTCGTAAAGCTGTTGAAAAAATGATTACTTTAGGTAAACGCGGTGATTTACACGCTCGTCGTCAGGCAGCAGCATTCATCCGTCGCGAGCTAGTAACAGTTGGAGAAGGCGAAGAAGAAAAAACTGTTTTCGCACTTCAAAAATTATTTGATGATATCGCACCTCGTTATGCGGAGCGTCAAGGTGGTTACACTCGTATCCTTAAAGTAGGTCCTCGTCGTGGAGACGGCGCACCAGTAGTAGTTATTGAATTAGTTTAA
- a CDS encoding DNA-directed RNA polymerase subunit alpha: MIEIEKPKIETVEISEDAKYGKFVVEPLERGYGNTLGNSLRRILLSSLPGAAVTSIQIDGVLHEFSTVEGVVEDVASIILNVKKLALKIYSDEEKVIEIDVKGDGSVTAADITHDSDVEILNPDLYIATIAKNGHLRMRMYAQRGRGYTPADQNKREDLPIGVIPIDSIYTPVSRVNFQVENTRVGQNSDYDKLSLDVWTDGSIGPKEAISLGAKILTEHLNIFVGMTNEAQTAEIMVEKEEDQKEKVLEMTIEELDLSVRSYNCLKRAGINTVLELANKSEDDMMKVRNLGRKSLEEVKHKLEELGLGLRKED; this comes from the coding sequence ATGATCGAAATTGAAAAACCAAAGATTGAAACAGTGGAGATTAGCGAAGATGCCAAGTACGGCAAATTTGTTGTAGAACCGCTTGAACGCGGATATGGTAATACTTTGGGAAATTCTTTACGTCGTATCCTTCTGTCTTCTTTACCTGGAGCTGCTGTAACATCAATTCAAATTGATGGCGTATTACACGAATTCTCAACTGTAGAAGGCGTAGTAGAAGATGTTGCTTCAATTATCTTAAACGTGAAAAAGCTAGCTTTAAAAATCTACTCTGACGAAGAAAAAGTTATTGAGATTGATGTAAAGGGTGACGGTTCGGTTACTGCAGCTGACATTACACATGACAGCGACGTAGAAATTTTAAACCCAGATCTATATATCGCAACGATCGCTAAAAACGGACACTTACGCATGCGTATGTATGCACAACGTGGTCGTGGTTATACTCCTGCTGATCAAAACAAACGTGAGGATCTTCCTATCGGCGTGATCCCGATCGACTCTATTTACACTCCAGTTTCACGCGTCAACTTCCAAGTAGAGAACACTCGTGTTGGACAAAATTCTGACTACGACAAGTTATCACTTGATGTATGGACAGATGGCAGCATCGGTCCTAAAGAGGCGATTTCACTTGGAGCGAAAATTTTAACTGAACACTTAAATATCTTCGTAGGCATGACTAACGAGGCACAAACAGCTGAAATCATGGTCGAAAAAGAAGAAGATCAAAAAGAAAAAGTATTAGAGATGACTATCGAAGAACTTGATCTTTCTGTTCGTTCTTACAACTGCTTAAAGCGTGCTGGAATCAATACGGTTCTAGAATTAGCTAACAAGTCAGAAGACGATATGATGAAGGTTCGTAACCTTGGTCGCAAGTCTCTTGAAGAAGTTAAGCATAAGTTAGAAGAGCTTGGTTTAGGATTACGTAAAGAAGACTAA
- the rpsK gene encoding 30S ribosomal protein S11 yields the protein MARKQQTRKRRVKKNIESGIAHIRSTFNNTIVTITDTQGNALSWSSAGALGFRGSRKSTPFAAQMAAETAAKTSMEHGIKTLEVTVKGPGSGREAAIRALQAAGLDVTAIKDVTPVPHNGCRPPKRRRV from the coding sequence ATGGCTCGTAAACAACAAACTCGTAAACGTCGTGTGAAAAAGAATATCGAATCTGGTATCGCTCACATCCGTTCTACATTCAACAATACAATCGTAACGATCACTGATACACAAGGTAACGCGTTATCATGGTCATCAGCTGGTGCTTTAGGTTTCCGTGGTTCACGTAAATCTACTCCATTCGCAGCTCAAATGGCTGCTGAAACAGCTGCAAAAACTTCTATGGAGCATGGTATTAAAACTCTAGAAGTTACAGTTAAAGGTCCTGGTTCAGGTCGTGAAGCTGCAATTCGTGCACTTCAAGCGGCTGGATTAGATGTAACTGCTATTAAAGACGTTACTCCAGTTCCTCATAACGGTTGCCGTCCGCCAAAACGTCGTCGTGTGTAA
- the rpsM gene encoding 30S ribosomal protein S13, producing the protein MARIAGVDIPRDKRVVISLTYIYGVGKTTSSKVLAAAGIDESTRVKDLTEDQLNLIREQLASYKTEGDLRREVSLNIKRLMEIASFRGIRHRRGLPVRGQNTKNNARTRKGPRKTVANKKK; encoded by the coding sequence ATGGCACGTATTGCTGGTGTTGACATTCCTCGCGATAAACGCGTTGTAATTTCATTAACTTACATCTACGGTGTAGGTAAAACAACTTCTTCTAAAGTATTAGCAGCTGCAGGTATTGACGAAAGTACTCGCGTGAAAGACTTAACAGAAGATCAATTAAACCTTATCCGTGAACAATTAGCTTCATACAAAACTGAAGGTGACTTACGTCGTGAAGTTTCTTTAAACATCAAACGTTTAATGGAAATCGCTTCATTCCGTGGTATCCGTCACCGTCGTGGTTTACCGGTTCGCGGTCAAAACACGAAGAACAATGCGCGTACGCGTAAAGGTCCTCGTAAGACTGTAGCTAACAAGAAAAAATAA
- the rpmJ gene encoding 50S ribosomal protein L36: protein MKVRPSVKPICEKCKVIRRRGKVMVICENPKHKQKQG from the coding sequence ATGAAAGTGAGACCATCTGTGAAACCGATCTGCGAAAAATGTAAAGTAATTCGCCGACGCGGTAAAGTAATGGTAATCTGTGAAAATCCTAAACACAAACAAAAACAAGGATAA
- the infA gene encoding translation initiation factor IF-1, which produces MAKDDVIEVEGTVVETLPNAMFKVELENGHTVLAHVSGKIRMHFIRILPGDKVTIELSPYDLTRGRITYRFK; this is translated from the coding sequence ATGGCGAAAGACGATGTTATTGAAGTCGAAGGGACAGTTGTTGAGACTTTGCCAAACGCGATGTTTAAGGTAGAATTAGAAAATGGGCACACTGTGCTTGCACACGTTTCTGGAAAGATTCGTATGCATTTTATCCGTATCCTACCTGGAGATAAGGTTACTATTGAGTTATCTCCTTATGATTTAACTCGCGGTCGTATCACATACCGTTTTAAATAA